A window of Pedobacter lusitanus contains these coding sequences:
- a CDS encoding sensor histidine kinase has product MKQMSAKYVYPLVVLSMLICVLLQVAWLSQLFKEEKRRTIDDIENLISAASRNNIYVTLEAKFTGNAALNKFFLSSEWLGIWQGFEAAKDDRLYKSFDINAQPDSIVLDLRLLFLKDAPAHRLAPRYGMGYSLQQMNTMDSLSLVSLKHSVIKELSKLGIHSGYSFLVHSYGRDNAHSDPGLTSSGFISKRYTYNLMHLHNVQLVVDSVTQVVWFKMGYFLLSSVLMIGLTGIAFYFIFKLMISRRLYADARVAFISNMTHEIKTPIATVALALESISKYELTKDPAKLQRYLNMGRQELQRLTQMVEKVLSLSADDGKIILSPVFYDVQSGLSDVIRSMELPLLNAGAVCRLIVSPEPCFIEGDALHLTAVFYNLIENAIKYAVKPLELLITCKRNREWVTISFKDNGPGIPEIYKEKIFDRFFRVPQPENVHPVKGSGLGLNYVMSVIKSHGGTITVNSEYGAGSTFTIKLAASHEF; this is encoded by the coding sequence ATGAAGCAGATGTCGGCAAAGTATGTTTATCCTTTAGTTGTTTTATCCATGCTGATCTGCGTTTTACTTCAGGTTGCATGGCTTAGCCAGTTATTTAAAGAAGAAAAGCGACGGACGATTGATGATATTGAAAATTTGATTAGTGCAGCATCCAGGAATAATATCTATGTCACTTTAGAAGCAAAATTTACAGGTAATGCAGCGTTAAATAAATTTTTTCTTTCCTCAGAATGGCTTGGAATCTGGCAGGGGTTCGAGGCCGCCAAAGATGACAGATTATACAAGTCATTTGATATCAATGCGCAACCTGACTCGATCGTACTGGACCTGCGTTTATTATTCTTAAAAGATGCTCCGGCGCATCGCCTGGCCCCCAGATATGGAATGGGATATTCTCTTCAGCAGATGAATACAATGGACAGTTTATCGCTGGTCAGCTTAAAACACTCAGTTATTAAAGAATTGAGTAAGCTGGGAATCCATTCCGGTTATTCTTTCCTGGTCCATTCTTATGGCAGGGATAATGCGCATTCAGATCCAGGGCTAACATCATCAGGATTTATAAGTAAAAGATACACCTATAATTTGATGCATCTCCATAATGTTCAGCTTGTTGTAGATTCGGTTACACAGGTGGTATGGTTTAAAATGGGCTATTTTTTATTATCCTCTGTTTTGATGATTGGTTTAACAGGAATTGCATTTTACTTTATATTTAAGTTGATGATCAGCCGCCGCTTATATGCCGATGCCCGGGTAGCTTTTATCAGCAACATGACTCACGAAATCAAAACCCCAATTGCTACAGTTGCTCTGGCACTGGAATCTATCAGTAAATATGAGCTTACAAAAGATCCTGCAAAATTGCAGCGCTATTTAAATATGGGCAGACAGGAATTACAAAGACTTACACAAATGGTAGAAAAGGTATTGAGTTTAAGCGCAGATGATGGTAAAATTATACTTAGCCCGGTTTTTTATGATGTTCAGTCAGGACTGTCGGATGTTATCCGCTCTATGGAATTACCACTATTAAATGCCGGTGCGGTTTGCAGGCTGATTGTATCTCCCGAACCCTGCTTTATTGAAGGAGATGCGCTGCATCTTACAGCTGTGTTTTATAATCTGATAGAAAATGCAATTAAATATGCAGTTAAGCCATTGGAATTGCTGATCACTTGTAAGCGCAACCGGGAATGGGTAACAATTAGTTTCAAAGATAATGGCCCTGGAATTCCGGAGATATATAAGGAAAAGATTTTTGACCGGTTTTTCAGAGTTCCGCAACCAGAAAATGTTCACCCGGTAAAAGGGTCGGGTCTGGGTTTAAATTATGTTATGAGTGTCATTAAAAGTCATGGGGGCACAATCACGGTAAACAGTGAGTATGGTGCAGGAAGTACATTTACAATTAAACTCGCCGCAAGTCATGAATTCTAA
- a CDS encoding alpha/beta hydrolase family protein, which produces MNTQNLKNTAPDADYSTQRLSQRYRFADPNMDLFFLGALGWGPAGGLSAGEAFYIASQIEDGNAESWTCAFEHQGEVLSAQANIWLKRGCTLAAGEARLKAFACYRSAWQFVVPGKRFTALFRTSQKHFDQALEELGIPATRFTIPYAGGELPGHFFQASDPTVPTILVIGGADTCHEDRFLSQGRYYLNRGYSVALVDLPGQGLVQEQGLYWEPETELPIAAVIDELITRFRVEPQRLALLGMSLGGYFASRAAAYEPRIAAVIATPVLTNPIELFKGVEKQEAESDKTKASEAGKNNLQVLMWKAGATDFSEMAQRWDGVVVNPLNIHVPFLSVLGNQEGSIWKKQTEEWHTNIASAKKSLVILDAESGADAHCQGNNPLRLVQEVDAWLREVL; this is translated from the coding sequence ATGAATACACAGAATCTAAAAAATACTGCCCCTGATGCAGATTATTCAACACAACGCCTTAGTCAACGCTATCGTTTTGCTGATCCTAATATGGATCTCTTTTTTCTGGGCGCATTAGGATGGGGACCAGCTGGCGGCTTATCTGCCGGCGAAGCCTTTTACATTGCCTCTCAAATTGAAGACGGTAATGCTGAATCGTGGACATGTGCATTCGAGCATCAGGGTGAAGTCCTGAGTGCACAAGCCAACATCTGGCTGAAACGCGGGTGTACGCTTGCTGCCGGTGAAGCCCGGTTAAAAGCATTCGCATGCTACCGTTCAGCATGGCAGTTTGTCGTTCCCGGCAAACGCTTCACAGCATTGTTCCGCACCAGTCAAAAGCACTTTGATCAAGCTCTGGAGGAGTTGGGAATTCCAGCTACGCGATTTACTATTCCTTACGCAGGCGGTGAGCTACCGGGACATTTCTTCCAGGCGAGTGACCCTACAGTGCCGACAATTCTGGTTATCGGTGGTGCTGATACCTGCCATGAGGATAGGTTCTTATCGCAAGGTCGCTATTACCTGAATCGTGGCTATTCGGTTGCACTTGTTGACCTGCCAGGACAGGGACTCGTACAAGAGCAGGGACTTTACTGGGAACCGGAGACTGAGCTACCGATCGCGGCGGTAATCGATGAATTAATTACCCGCTTCCGGGTGGAACCGCAAAGACTGGCGTTATTAGGCATGAGTCTTGGTGGTTATTTCGCCAGCCGGGCAGCAGCGTATGAACCCCGGATCGCTGCGGTTATAGCCACTCCGGTACTTACCAACCCTATCGAACTATTTAAAGGAGTAGAAAAGCAGGAAGCAGAGTCTGACAAGACTAAAGCATCTGAGGCAGGAAAAAACAATCTTCAGGTACTAATGTGGAAGGCTGGCGCGACCGACTTTTCAGAGATGGCACAGCGTTGGGATGGCGTGGTAGTAAATCCGCTTAACATACATGTCCCCTTTCTTTCCGTGCTAGGCAACCAGGAAGGAAGTATCTGGAAGAAACAGACTGAGGAATGGCATACCAATATCGCATCTGCCAAAAAAAGTCTCGTGATTCTTGATGCGGAATCAGGTGCTGATGCGCATTGCCAGGGAAACAACCCGCTTCGGTTAGTTCAGGAGGTCGATGCATGGCTACGCGAGGTTCTGTGA
- a CDS encoding response regulator transcription factor, giving the protein MNSKILYVEDEPFIAQIVSEGLTDSGYIVKTVADGKLVIKEFEQFRPDICVMDIMLPTVDGYSLTAEIRKIDVHVPIIFVSAKSLTEDVVRGFKTGGNDYLKKPFSMDELLVRIESLLSRFNSLSGFGTNEEDGIYEFANCRFDAAHQQLITPLSTYLLSYKEAALLELLLNRKNNVLERQEVLLKIWKDDTYYNTRSLDVFMAHLRKLLRDDPDVQIMSLRGVGYKLFC; this is encoded by the coding sequence ATGAATTCTAAAATATTATACGTCGAGGACGAGCCATTCATAGCACAAATTGTTAGTGAAGGTCTTACTGACAGTGGTTATATCGTGAAAACTGTTGCTGACGGAAAGCTTGTGATAAAGGAATTTGAACAATTCAGACCTGATATCTGTGTGATGGACATTATGCTGCCCACTGTGGATGGTTATTCGTTAACGGCAGAAATACGTAAAATTGACGTTCATGTTCCAATCATATTTGTAAGCGCCAAATCACTGACAGAAGATGTGGTCAGAGGTTTTAAGACCGGGGGAAACGACTATCTTAAAAAACCATTCAGCATGGATGAACTGCTGGTACGGATTGAATCCTTATTATCCAGGTTTAACAGTTTATCAGGGTTTGGCACTAATGAGGAAGACGGAATATACGAATTTGCAAATTGCCGGTTTGACGCGGCACATCAGCAATTAATTACTCCTTTATCTACTTATCTTTTATCTTATAAGGAGGCCGCTTTACTCGAATTATTGCTCAATCGAAAAAATAATGTACTGGAGCGGCAGGAGGTACTGCTTAAAATCTGGAAAGATGACACCTATTATAACACCAGAAGTCTGGATGTTTTTATGGCACATCTGAGAAAGCTGCTAAGGGATGACCCGGATGTACAGATCATGAGTTTGCGTGGAGTGGGGTACAAGTTGTTTTGTTAA
- a CDS encoding MFS transporter, translated as MSKEKFPFFALLAFTMVAFSAIITELLPAGVLLGMAHDLQVRESSIGRLVSYYALGTVLTAFPATALTSGFSRKPLLMTVIFCFFLSNIITAFSQNYWLTVAMRILAGGFGGILWPLLAGYAARLVNGKNTGKAISMVMAGSTIALSVGLPIGAFLGQIIGWRGTFATLSALIFILIVWIAWKIPGLNADEKKMSIPVNLFKIPGVFLVMITTFTASLATYVAYTYLSPIMVTNGIKDNTGFALGLFGIGAVLGILLTARFIDTHMRSALLLSMLLGASALFIVSLAGHFYFVFYTCIVFWGISFGGLPSLLQTATINATKGLPEIGSSITVTVYNIGVFSGAFIGGLILDYTGPCAISWTSFLLMAIVISLVVMGRRFAFPGRKI; from the coding sequence ATGTCAAAAGAAAAATTTCCTTTTTTTGCACTACTAGCCTTTACAATGGTTGCTTTTTCGGCTATCATAACAGAACTTCTACCTGCAGGAGTACTGCTTGGTATGGCGCATGATCTGCAAGTTCGTGAATCAAGCATCGGAAGACTGGTTTCATATTATGCGTTAGGTACAGTTTTAACAGCTTTTCCCGCCACTGCATTAACAAGCGGCTTTTCCCGTAAGCCTTTGCTGATGACTGTTATTTTTTGCTTTTTTTTATCAAATATTATTACAGCTTTTTCACAAAACTACTGGCTTACCGTGGCTATGCGAATACTGGCAGGAGGTTTTGGCGGTATCCTATGGCCACTCCTGGCTGGTTATGCGGCGAGATTGGTAAATGGAAAGAATACAGGGAAGGCCATATCAATGGTAATGGCCGGTAGTACAATAGCGCTTTCCGTTGGATTGCCCATAGGAGCTTTTTTAGGTCAGATCATCGGATGGCGAGGCACTTTTGCGACCTTGTCTGCATTGATATTTATACTCATTGTGTGGATAGCATGGAAAATTCCAGGCCTTAATGCTGATGAAAAGAAGATGAGTATACCAGTTAACCTATTTAAGATCCCAGGTGTGTTTCTGGTTATGATCACGACATTTACAGCCTCACTTGCGACATATGTAGCCTACACTTATCTTTCACCAATTATGGTCACTAATGGAATTAAAGATAATACAGGTTTTGCTTTGGGATTATTCGGTATAGGGGCAGTATTGGGAATTCTCCTTACTGCGAGGTTTATTGATACGCATATGAGATCAGCATTACTATTATCCATGCTTCTCGGAGCGAGCGCATTATTCATCGTTTCTTTGGCAGGCCATTTTTATTTTGTTTTCTATACGTGTATCGTATTCTGGGGCATTTCCTTCGGAGGCCTACCCTCGCTATTGCAGACCGCAACTATCAATGCTACTAAGGGCCTTCCTGAAATAGGAAGCTCCATAACTGTTACTGTTTATAATATAGGGGTTTTTTCCGGAGCATTTATCGGTGGGCTGATTTTAGATTATACAGGTCCTTGTGCAATATCCTGGACAAGTTTTCTATTGATGGCTATCGTGATTTCACTGGTGGTTATGGGGCGTAGGTTTGCTTTCCCAGGCCGAAAAATTTAA
- a CDS encoding MBL fold metallo-hydrolase: MSKEKVRMRRLGWAGLEIECAGETLLIDYVQEISQLAVMRSVNERFPVSSKTGGASVALLTHLHNDHADPGALNVALSKDAPVFRPITAMGNDADMALTKHAEIEFKKYKLRTEIVAEWEERKVGPFRIFSVPAVDGFGDPQLSWVVECGGFRIFHAGDTLYHGLWWRIFHRFGPFNVVFLPINAPVVDFPPLRPMSSIEAVMTPEQAAVAANILKADFVVPIHYNTLHKPPVYIETPNPVERLRASVTDLDVGIMIKEPGHWFQLW, translated from the coding sequence ATGAGTAAAGAAAAAGTTAGGATGAGAAGGCTGGGTTGGGCCGGGCTTGAAATTGAATGCGCAGGAGAAACGCTTTTGATAGATTATGTTCAGGAGATTTCACAGTTGGCGGTGATGCGTAGTGTTAATGAGCGGTTTCCAGTATCTTCTAAAACAGGCGGAGCTTCAGTCGCATTATTAACGCATTTACACAATGATCACGCAGACCCTGGAGCATTAAATGTGGCACTCAGCAAAGATGCCCCGGTTTTTAGGCCGATTACGGCCATGGGCAACGATGCGGATATGGCACTGACAAAACATGCGGAGATCGAATTCAAAAAGTACAAGCTCAGAACTGAAATAGTTGCGGAGTGGGAAGAAAGAAAGGTCGGTCCGTTTCGGATTTTTTCAGTGCCTGCTGTTGATGGATTCGGTGATCCCCAGCTTAGCTGGGTTGTAGAATGCGGAGGGTTTAGAATCTTTCATGCAGGAGATACCTTGTATCATGGTTTGTGGTGGAGGATTTTTCACAGATTTGGTCCCTTCAATGTTGTATTCTTGCCAATAAATGCACCAGTTGTAGATTTTCCACCGCTTAGGCCAATGAGTTCCATTGAGGCTGTAATGACTCCGGAGCAGGCTGCTGTAGCTGCAAATATCCTTAAGGCTGACTTTGTGGTTCCAATACATTATAATACCCTGCATAAACCACCTGTCTATATCGAGACTCCAAATCCAGTAGAGCGATTGCGTGCCAGCGTAACAGATTTAGATGTAGGTATAATGATTAAAGAACCTGGTCATTGGTTTCAATTGTGGTAA
- a CDS encoding helix-turn-helix transcriptional regulator, giving the protein METEKDMSTFLQFMNKIGYDIGKKAEKNLEVHYQRTFDFMPELAMFITGYTVKKTFSRQTQAPRFIKDSICFYFKNILRDNQSTGAGGESNTQSAPPCVHVFSSSYSFESYFEKGNQVNIVTIFLSASYLKSFLKNDIEQFGFLFNNRHDFLIEEIMTDDIVRTVNDFVKKEEPGALIDYHYKLKAMELLFHLFISLSKRERHVHNRLNENDIKSIYKVRNKLISSLSKPTSVLELKLIAGMNELKMRNIFTQVFGMGIYDYYQYRRMKEATRLLREERFSVSEVGYQLGFENLSHFSRVFEKHIGIKPKKYSML; this is encoded by the coding sequence ATGGAAACGGAGAAAGACATGAGTACCTTTTTGCAGTTCATGAATAAAATCGGGTATGATATTGGGAAAAAGGCAGAGAAAAACCTGGAAGTTCATTATCAGAGAACTTTCGATTTTATGCCCGAATTAGCTATGTTCATCACCGGTTATACAGTGAAGAAAACATTCTCGCGCCAAACACAGGCACCCCGGTTTATCAAAGACAGCATTTGTTTTTACTTTAAAAATATATTGCGGGATAATCAATCAACAGGTGCGGGAGGAGAGTCAAATACACAATCAGCACCTCCGTGCGTGCATGTATTTTCATCTTCGTATTCGTTTGAAAGTTATTTCGAAAAGGGTAATCAGGTAAATATTGTTACTATATTTCTTAGTGCGAGCTATCTGAAAAGCTTTTTAAAGAATGATATTGAACAGTTCGGATTTTTGTTTAACAACCGTCATGATTTTTTAATAGAAGAAATCATGACCGATGATATTGTACGCACGGTTAATGACTTCGTGAAAAAAGAGGAGCCCGGTGCTCTGATTGATTATCATTATAAGCTTAAAGCAATGGAATTACTTTTTCATTTGTTTATAAGTCTGAGTAAACGCGAAAGGCATGTCCATAACAGATTGAACGAAAACGATATAAAGTCCATTTATAAGGTGCGCAACAAACTAATTTCATCTTTGAGTAAACCCACTTCTGTTTTAGAATTAAAACTTATTGCCGGAATGAACGAATTGAAAATGCGCAATATTTTTACGCAGGTATTTGGCATGGGCATTTATGATTATTACCAGTACAGGAGAATGAAAGAAGCTACCCGGCTTCTCCGGGAAGAAAGATTTTCGGTTTCAGAAGTTGGTTACCAATTGGGATTTGAAAATCTAAGTCACTTTTCCAGAGTTTTCGAGAAGCATATCGGCATAAAGCCTAAAAAATATTCCATGCTTTAG
- a CDS encoding suppressor of fused domain protein, whose amino-acid sequence MKTYITELVDHYVRYFGVSGKSLKLGKGPEDKLHPDFFILEFPPNKKHAMVCYCTVGMSEDRLDDNLIELFVYSPKADESLVELLTVCASYHRNRLPLNINHTVNIGQPWLDNSKCDYGFISTPYLDGPKLELFEYDGKEIECCWFIPITQKERDFKIEHGVEQLEQLFEDKQLDYLNPERNCLIGENAVQ is encoded by the coding sequence TTGAAAACATATATTACAGAACTAGTTGATCATTATGTACGTTATTTTGGTGTATCTGGTAAAAGTTTAAAACTTGGGAAAGGACCAGAGGATAAATTGCATCCAGATTTTTTTATTTTAGAATTTCCTCCCAATAAAAAGCATGCTATGGTTTGTTATTGTACGGTAGGTATGTCTGAAGACCGTTTGGATGATAATTTAATAGAGTTGTTTGTTTACTCGCCTAAAGCAGACGAGAGCTTGGTCGAGCTTTTGACTGTCTGTGCCTCATATCATAGAAACAGATTGCCACTGAACATAAATCATACGGTTAATATTGGGCAGCCTTGGTTAGACAATTCAAAATGTGACTACGGCTTTATCTCTACTCCATATCTTGATGGTCCTAAACTAGAGTTGTTTGAATATGATGGTAAGGAGATTGAGTGTTGTTGGTTTATTCCTATCACACAGAAGGAAAGAGATTTTAAGATTGAACATGGAGTAGAGCAATTGGAACAGTTGTTTGAAGATAAGCAATTGGATTATTTAAATCCAGAGCGCAATTGTCTAATTGGCGAGAATGCCGTTCAATAA
- a CDS encoding helix-turn-helix domain-containing protein: MIDQDSQVGSKGLLFYSATHVPRLVLNESEADDFEISWKIFCKEMHNESLLKKEMLETMLKRMLILSVRILSKSTYLQDLEKKQLDIVREFNYLVDSYFLKHHDVAFYASKLNKSPKTLANLFSTILNRSPREIIHDRIMIHARRQIHYGNCSIKEIAHQLGYNDIQTFSRFFRKREGISPVQYRDKFTSQHK; encoded by the coding sequence ATGATTGATCAAGATAGTCAGGTAGGAAGCAAAGGCTTGCTGTTTTATAGTGCAACACATGTTCCAAGGCTGGTTTTAAATGAAAGTGAAGCCGATGATTTTGAAATCTCATGGAAAATTTTCTGTAAAGAAATGCATAACGAAAGTCTTCTGAAGAAAGAAATGTTGGAAACTATGCTTAAGAGAATGCTAATTCTCTCTGTCAGAATTTTAAGTAAATCCACCTATTTGCAAGACTTAGAGAAAAAACAGCTGGATATCGTCAGGGAATTTAATTATCTGGTCGATTCCTACTTCCTCAAACATCATGACGTTGCGTTTTATGCGTCAAAATTAAACAAGTCACCAAAGACATTGGCTAATTTATTTTCTACTATTTTAAACCGTAGTCCACGTGAAATTATTCATGACAGGATTATGATTCATGCCAGAAGGCAGATTCATTACGGTAATTGCTCAATCAAGGAAATTGCCCATCAATTGGGTTATAATGATATTCAGACATTTAGTCGGTTTTTTCGCAAGAGAGAAGGTATATCTCCCGTTCAATATCGCGATAAATTCACGTCGCAGCACAAGTAA
- a CDS encoding alpha/beta fold hydrolase produces MKTKDLTIILVHGAWSDGSNWRYIIPLLHQEGYKVRSVQNPLTSLEDDIQKTNDLIDAQDGKVLLVGHSYGGAVISGAGNNGKVVGLVYVAAFAPDKGESLGSISAEKIKQPAGRTSIYPDSKGFLWIKYDEHHKNFCHDVNEADALVASLAQKPIHSKCFGGIMGDPAWRNKPTWYQVSLNDQMILPETQREMAERMKPEKIIYLEASHFSLVSKPQEVARLILEAAKSSE; encoded by the coding sequence ATGAAAACAAAAGATTTAACCATTATATTAGTACATGGGGCCTGGTCGGATGGTTCTAATTGGAGATACATTATTCCGCTGTTACACCAGGAAGGATATAAAGTCAGGAGTGTCCAAAATCCCCTAACCTCTTTAGAGGACGATATCCAAAAAACAAACGATTTAATTGATGCGCAAGATGGCAAGGTTTTGTTAGTGGGTCATTCTTATGGCGGGGCAGTAATTTCTGGTGCCGGAAATAATGGTAAGGTAGTAGGTCTGGTTTACGTTGCAGCATTTGCACCCGATAAAGGGGAGAGTTTAGGAAGTATATCTGCAGAAAAGATAAAGCAGCCAGCTGGAAGAACAAGTATATATCCGGATAGCAAAGGCTTTCTGTGGATTAAATATGATGAACACCACAAAAATTTTTGTCATGATGTAAATGAAGCTGATGCCTTAGTGGCATCGCTGGCGCAAAAACCAATCCACAGTAAATGTTTTGGCGGAATCATGGGCGATCCTGCCTGGAGGAATAAACCAACCTGGTATCAGGTGTCTTTAAATGATCAGATGATTTTGCCAGAAACACAGAGAGAAATGGCAGAAAGAATGAAACCTGAAAAAATAATTTATTTAGAAGCCAGTCATTTTTCATTAGTTTCCAAACCTCAGGAGGTAGCCCGGTTGATTCTTGAAGCTGCAAAATCATCCGAATAA
- a CDS encoding endo alpha-1,4 polygalactosaminidase yields MNHQKSTLLLFAFMTTFVACKKDISIDTSVNDTSQPAGNKTTWWQPVAGVSFDWELDDISSTANFSADVVDVDAFTTSAETVAALHAKGKKVIAYLSVGTIENDRNDASLIPAELIGKQYREWPKEKWLDITQLDKLKPWLNSRFNMIIKKGFDGIEPDNMDSYDNESGFDIQLPDTKKYADYLINLAHSNGLSIGQKNVKELTADYASKFDWALTEDAFAQGWQDQLSGYIKLNKPVFAVEYTDKMSQSKFQTSVCPPAKQLKYTAILKKRDLSQWVDRCN; encoded by the coding sequence ATGAATCATCAGAAATCAACTTTATTATTATTCGCATTCATGACCACATTTGTGGCATGCAAAAAAGACATCAGCATTGACACGTCTGTGAATGACACCTCTCAACCTGCTGGAAATAAAACTACCTGGTGGCAACCAGTTGCCGGCGTCAGTTTTGACTGGGAACTTGATGATATCAGCAGCACTGCAAATTTCTCAGCTGATGTAGTGGATGTTGATGCATTTACCACCAGTGCAGAGACAGTAGCGGCTTTGCACGCCAAAGGGAAAAAGGTAATTGCCTATCTCTCTGTTGGCACTATAGAGAATGACCGTAATGATGCTTCGTTAATTCCTGCTGAGCTTATTGGAAAACAATACCGGGAATGGCCAAAAGAAAAATGGCTGGATATCACTCAGCTAGACAAACTCAAACCATGGTTAAACTCCAGATTCAATATGATAATAAAAAAGGGATTTGACGGTATTGAACCAGATAACATGGACAGTTATGATAATGAGTCCGGTTTTGACATACAGTTACCCGATACAAAGAAATATGCAGATTACCTTATTAATCTGGCGCATAGCAATGGCTTATCTATAGGACAGAAAAATGTTAAAGAATTAACAGCAGATTATGCTTCCAAATTTGACTGGGCCTTAACAGAAGATGCTTTTGCTCAAGGCTGGCAAGATCAATTATCTGGTTATATCAAATTAAACAAGCCTGTTTTTGCCGTTGAATATACCGACAAAATGTCCCAATCGAAATTTCAGACCAGCGTTTGTCCTCCAGCCAAACAGTTGAAATACACTGCAATATTAAAAAAACGGGATCTATCGCAATGGGTAGATCGCTGTAATTAA
- a CDS encoding epoxide hydrolase family protein, translating into MNQLTRRELIRKGGLALIGISLPSIKKINHSFIEMSTATNRIKPFSVYVPQQVLDDLKLRLNLTRWPDQITGSDWNYGTDLSYMKELTKYWQKTFDWRKVEAEINSYPNFMADIDGHKIHFMHVKGKGKRSVPLIITHGWPGSFLEMMKLIPLLTEDPHFSFDLVIPSIPGFGFSDKIIHPGCNSEFVADIWHQLMTELGYQRYGAQGGDIGSGISTWLSLKYPSNIIGLHLNYISGSYKPYIADGEQLSEEVLAFQKTAAEWSAREGAYAYIHATKPLTAAYGLNDSPVGLCAWIVEKFKGWSDNNGNIENSFTKDELLANITLYWITQTIHSSMRIYNENSKKPLVFKNNEQVTVPVGFAKFPKELPTPPRSYIERGFNIRHWTTMPAGGHFAAVERPELLSKDIINFFSGLK; encoded by the coding sequence ATGAATCAACTAACCAGACGAGAATTAATTAGGAAGGGCGGCTTAGCCTTAATCGGTATTTCATTACCTTCCATAAAAAAAATAAATCATTCATTTATAGAGATGTCAACAGCAACCAATAGAATTAAACCATTTTCAGTCTATGTTCCACAACAAGTTCTGGATGATCTAAAATTAAGATTAAATCTAACCCGATGGCCAGATCAGATAACAGGATCCGATTGGAATTATGGTACTGATCTTTCTTATATGAAAGAATTGACAAAGTACTGGCAGAAAACATTTGACTGGCGAAAAGTTGAAGCTGAAATCAATTCTTATCCAAATTTCATGGCTGATATTGATGGGCACAAGATTCATTTTATGCATGTCAAAGGAAAGGGCAAGCGATCAGTACCATTGATAATTACCCATGGATGGCCAGGATCATTTCTGGAAATGATGAAACTTATCCCCCTATTGACCGAAGACCCTCACTTTTCTTTTGACCTGGTTATCCCGTCCATTCCAGGATTTGGCTTTTCTGATAAAATTATTCATCCCGGTTGCAACAGTGAATTTGTTGCCGACATTTGGCATCAGTTAATGACGGAACTTGGGTATCAACGTTATGGAGCACAAGGTGGTGATATAGGCTCTGGAATCAGCACATGGTTGTCTTTAAAATATCCATCTAATATTATTGGTTTGCATCTCAATTATATCTCTGGTTCTTATAAACCCTATATAGCGGATGGCGAACAACTTTCTGAGGAAGTATTAGCTTTTCAGAAAACTGCAGCGGAGTGGTCTGCCAGGGAAGGTGCATATGCTTATATACATGCTACGAAACCACTGACAGCTGCATATGGGCTAAATGATTCTCCTGTTGGACTATGTGCATGGATTGTTGAAAAATTCAAGGGCTGGAGTGATAATAACGGAAATATTGAAAATAGTTTTACCAAAGATGAGCTACTTGCCAATATCACCTTATACTGGATAACGCAAACGATACATTCCTCTATGCGAATTTATAATGAAAACAGTAAAAAACCATTGGTATTTAAAAATAATGAGCAAGTAACAGTCCCGGTTGGCTTTGCTAAATTTCCAAAAGAATTGCCCACTCCTCCCCGGTCATATATTGAAAGGGGTTTTAATATCCGCCACTGGACAACAATGCCTGCCGGCGGGCACTTTGCTGCAGTGGAACGGCCAGAATTACTTTCAAAAGATATTATAAATTTCTTCTCAGGATTGAAATAA